In Virgibacillus sp. NKC19-16, a single genomic region encodes these proteins:
- the guaB gene encoding IMP dehydrogenase, whose translation MRDDKFAKEGLTFDDVLLMPDKSDVLPKDVKVSTTLTANLRLNAPFISAGMDTVTEAEMAIAMARQGGFGVIHKNMSIEDQAEQVDRVKRSESGVITNPFFLTPEHQVYDAEHLMGKFRISGVPIVNTIEEQKLVGILTNRDLRFIQDYSIMISEVMTSTNLVTAPVGTTLKEAEELLQEYRIEKLPLLDENGILKGLITIKDIEKVIEFPNAAKDTQGRLIAGAAVGVTGDGMKRIEKLVGAGVDVIVIDTAHGHSNGVINQVKAIRAAYPDLDIIAGNVATAEATKELIKAGASMVKVGIGPGSICTTRVIAGVGVPQITAINDCAAVAEEYGVPIIADGGIKYSGDIVKALAAGAHAVMVGSMFAGVAESPGETEIFQGRQYKVYRGMGSVGAMEAGSKDRYFQEGADVKKLVPEGIEGRVAYKGPIADTIHQLIGGLRSGMGYCGACSIVSLRNDARFIRITGAGLRESHPHDIQITKESPNYSV comes from the coding sequence ATGCGGGACGATAAATTTGCCAAAGAAGGTTTAACATTTGATGATGTGTTGCTCATGCCGGATAAATCAGATGTATTGCCAAAGGATGTAAAAGTTTCAACAACCTTGACAGCTAATCTCAGATTGAACGCTCCTTTTATTAGTGCAGGAATGGATACCGTAACGGAAGCGGAAATGGCGATAGCAATGGCCCGACAAGGCGGGTTTGGTGTCATTCATAAGAATATGTCGATTGAAGACCAGGCAGAACAAGTGGATCGTGTGAAACGTTCGGAAAGTGGAGTTATAACCAATCCATTCTTCCTGACTCCAGAGCATCAGGTATATGATGCTGAGCATCTCATGGGTAAATTTCGCATTTCAGGTGTGCCGATTGTGAATACCATTGAAGAGCAAAAATTAGTAGGTATTTTGACGAATCGTGACCTGCGTTTTATCCAGGACTATTCCATTATGATTTCAGAAGTAATGACAAGTACAAATCTTGTTACAGCACCAGTAGGGACAACATTAAAAGAGGCTGAAGAACTACTGCAAGAATACAGAATTGAAAAACTGCCACTTTTGGATGAGAATGGGATTCTAAAAGGATTAATCACCATCAAGGATATTGAAAAGGTCATTGAATTTCCGAATGCAGCAAAAGACACACAAGGCAGACTGATCGCAGGTGCTGCGGTAGGTGTTACTGGTGATGGCATGAAGCGGATTGAAAAATTGGTTGGCGCTGGTGTTGATGTCATTGTTATTGATACAGCACATGGTCATTCAAACGGTGTCATTAATCAAGTGAAAGCAATACGCGCGGCTTATCCGGATCTGGATATTATTGCTGGAAATGTCGCAACAGCTGAAGCAACGAAAGAATTAATTAAAGCAGGTGCGTCTATGGTCAAAGTTGGTATAGGCCCGGGATCCATCTGTACAACACGTGTTATCGCAGGTGTTGGTGTTCCGCAAATAACGGCAATTAATGACTGTGCTGCTGTAGCTGAAGAATATGGTGTTCCGATCATTGCAGATGGTGGAATCAAATATTCTGGTGATATTGTGAAGGCATTAGCTGCCGGCGCACATGCAGTTATGGTCGGTAGCATGTTTGCAGGGGTTGCGGAAAGTCCTGGTGAAACAGAAATTTTCCAAGGTCGGCAGTATAAAGTATACCGTGGAATGGGATCAGTTGGCGCTATGGAAGCTGGCTCAAAAGACCGTTACTTCCAGGAAGGAGCCGATGTGAAGAAGCTTGTCCCAGAAGGTATTGAAGGCAGAGTCGCTTATAAAGGGCCAATTGCCGATACCATTCATCAGTTAATTGGAGGCTTGCGTTCAGGCATGGGTTATTGTGGCGCGTGTTCGATTGTTTCACTAAGAAATGACGCCCGGTTTATCCGAATTACAGGAGCAGGCTTAAGGGAGAGCCATCCACATGATATACAGATAACGAAAGAGTCACCGAATTACTCGGTGTAG
- a CDS encoding serine hydrolase, producing MKQIKKNLLFLVASFVLITSVIVQPISAQAADTLDLDAESAILVDAETGKVLYAKDPDVALPPASMTKMMTEYLVLEAIDAGEISWDTTTQISDYAYSISANPSFSGVGLRQDQDYTVRELYEAMAIFSDNATTIALAELIAGTETEFVALMNEKAEELNLPEYKFVNSTGLDNSSLGDNRPEGTGEDETSLLSAKSAALLAYHLVNNYPEALEISSQTEVEFEGYTLENLNWMLPHDATFLEQFYYEGMDGLKTGNTELAGFTFTGTAERNGKRLISVVMKTDSKEERFNETEKLMDYGFEQFETIELFPAGHQVENESSIPVAKGKEDTLDVSIAESFTVPVKSGEEELYSVEYTVDEDYLNEDGELIAPIEEGEKVGTAELVYDGETDHGYIFDDSRNTVDLVANDSVEKNNWFMLSIGAVGDFFANLFTTSVDWIKGLFS from the coding sequence GTGAAACAGATAAAGAAAAATTTACTATTTTTAGTTGCAAGTTTTGTGTTGATAACGTCGGTAATTGTACAACCAATTTCTGCTCAAGCTGCAGATACATTGGATTTAGATGCTGAATCAGCTATTTTAGTTGACGCAGAGACAGGTAAAGTTTTATATGCAAAGGACCCGGATGTAGCCTTGCCACCAGCCAGTATGACGAAAATGATGACAGAATATCTTGTGTTGGAAGCAATCGATGCCGGTGAAATTAGTTGGGATACAACAACCCAAATCAGTGATTATGCGTACAGTATTTCTGCTAATCCATCATTTTCCGGCGTAGGATTAAGACAGGATCAGGACTATACGGTTCGTGAGTTATATGAAGCAATGGCGATTTTTTCAGATAACGCGACAACAATTGCACTTGCTGAGTTAATAGCAGGAACGGAAACAGAATTTGTAGCATTAATGAATGAAAAAGCGGAAGAATTAAATCTTCCTGAATATAAGTTTGTAAATTCAACCGGTCTTGATAATTCCTCTTTAGGTGATAATCGCCCTGAGGGAACAGGTGAGGATGAGACGAGTCTATTATCTGCTAAGTCAGCAGCCTTACTTGCCTATCATTTAGTGAATAATTACCCTGAGGCGCTTGAGATATCCAGTCAAACAGAGGTCGAATTTGAAGGGTATACATTGGAAAACTTAAACTGGATGCTTCCACATGACGCTACATTCCTGGAACAATTTTATTATGAAGGCATGGATGGGCTAAAAACTGGAAATACAGAGCTTGCGGGCTTTACGTTTACAGGAACTGCAGAACGTAATGGTAAACGATTGATTTCTGTCGTCATGAAAACAGATAGTAAAGAAGAGCGATTTAATGAAACAGAAAAGCTAATGGATTATGGCTTTGAACAATTTGAAACGATTGAATTATTCCCTGCAGGACATCAGGTAGAAAATGAGTCTAGTATTCCGGTTGCAAAAGGTAAAGAAGATACATTGGATGTTTCAATAGCTGAAAGCTTTACTGTTCCTGTTAAATCAGGTGAAGAGGAATTATATAGTGTAGAATATACGGTAGATGAAGATTATTTAAACGAAGATGGCGAGTTAATTGCGCCAATTGAAGAAGGAGAAAAAGTAGGAACAGCAGAACTTGTATACGATGGTGAAACGGACCATGGCTACATTTTTGATGATAGTCGTAATACAGTTGATTTAGTAGCAAATGATTCCGTGGAAAAAAATAATTGGTTTATGCTTTCAATAGGCGCTGTTGGTGACTTTTTCGCTAACCTTTTCACTACATCTGTGGATTGGATTAAAGGGTTGTTTAGTTAA
- the pdxS gene encoding pyridoxal 5'-phosphate synthase lyase subunit PdxS has protein sequence MANTGTERVKRGMAEMQKGGVIMDVVNAKQAKIAEEAGAVAVMALERVPSDIRAAGGVARMADPTITEEVMNAVSIPVMAKGRIGHIVEARVLEAMGVDYIDESEVLTPADEVFHLNKSDYTVPFVCGCRNLGEAARRIGEGASMLRTKGEPGTGNIVEAVRHMRQVQSEIRKLTAMSKDEVMTFAKEIGAPYELLLEVREEGRLPVVNFAAGGIATPSDAALMMELGADGVFVGSGIFKSDHPEKFAKAIVEATTHYKDYKLISELSKGLGTAMKGLEMSTIEGHDRMQDRSE, from the coding sequence ATGGCTAATACAGGTACAGAAAGAGTAAAACGCGGAATGGCAGAAATGCAAAAGGGCGGCGTTATTATGGACGTCGTCAATGCCAAGCAGGCAAAAATTGCTGAAGAAGCTGGGGCAGTTGCCGTTATGGCACTGGAACGTGTGCCATCTGATATTCGTGCAGCAGGTGGTGTTGCACGTATGGCTGACCCAACCATTACAGAAGAAGTGATGAATGCGGTATCCATTCCGGTTATGGCAAAGGGGCGTATTGGTCATATTGTGGAGGCACGTGTTTTAGAGGCAATGGGTGTTGATTATATTGATGAGAGTGAAGTATTGACACCAGCGGATGAAGTTTTCCATCTGAATAAATCTGATTATACAGTACCATTTGTCTGTGGTTGTCGTAATTTAGGGGAAGCCGCACGCCGTATTGGCGAAGGAGCTTCCATGCTTCGGACGAAGGGCGAGCCTGGTACCGGTAATATTGTGGAAGCGGTACGTCATATGCGGCAAGTGCAATCCGAGATTCGCAAATTAACTGCAATGTCTAAGGACGAAGTGATGACTTTCGCAAAAGAAATCGGCGCACCATACGAGTTATTATTGGAAGTTCGCGAAGAAGGACGTCTTCCTGTTGTGAATTTTGCAGCAGGTGGTATTGCAACACCAAGTGATGCAGCGTTAATGATGGAATTAGGTGCTGACGGTGTATTTGTCGGATCCGGTATTTTTAAATCCGATCATCCGGAAAAATTCGCCAAAGCCATAGTTGAAGCGACAACGCACTACAAGGATTATAAATTGATTAGTGAGCTTTCAAAAGGTCTTGGTACCGCAATGAAAGGTCTGGAAATGAGTACGATCGAGGGACATGATCGTATGCAGGATCGCAGCGAATAG
- the pdxT gene encoding pyridoxal 5'-phosphate synthase glutaminase subunit PdxT codes for MVTIGVLSLQGAVREHIRSIEACGAKAMEIKRKEQLEDIDGLILPGGESTTMRRLIDSYGFQAAILEFGKQGKPVFGTCAGLILMGSEIEGQEDAHLSLMDIKVARNAFGRQVASFEAELEIAGVADDFNAIFIRAPYVTEIGPEAEILATYAGQIVAVKQGHYICTAFHPELTDDNRFIAYFVDMVEESIQTLAS; via the coding sequence ATGGTAACAATTGGTGTACTTTCCCTGCAGGGTGCAGTTCGTGAACATATTCGGTCGATTGAAGCTTGTGGAGCCAAAGCCATGGAGATAAAGCGCAAGGAACAACTTGAGGACATTGATGGATTGATTTTGCCAGGCGGTGAAAGCACAACGATGCGCCGTTTAATTGATAGCTATGGTTTTCAAGCAGCGATTCTAGAATTTGGCAAGCAGGGAAAGCCTGTATTTGGTACCTGTGCTGGTCTGATTTTAATGGGAAGTGAAATTGAAGGCCAGGAGGACGCGCATTTAAGCTTAATGGATATAAAGGTTGCTCGGAATGCATTCGGGCGCCAAGTGGCAAGCTTTGAAGCTGAGCTTGAGATTGCAGGTGTTGCGGATGATTTTAATGCTATATTTATTCGCGCTCCCTATGTTACGGAAATTGGCCCTGAAGCAGAAATTCTTGCAACTTACGCGGGACAGATTGTGGCAGTGAAACAGGGACATTACATTTGTACAGCATTCCATCCGGAGTTGACAGATGATAATCGTTTTATTGCATATTTTGTGGATATGGTGGAAGAATCTATACAAACACTTGCATCTTAA
- the serS gene encoding serine--tRNA ligase, with protein sequence MLDMKFLRNNFEDVKEKLSRRGEDLSALDKFGELDENRRGLIAETEKLKARRNEASKQISALKKEKKDAEPAIKEMREVGEQISTLDKDLKEVEEQLDSIMLSIPNIPHASVPIGEDEDDNIEVRTWGDHPALSFEKQAHWDIATNLDILDFEAAAKVTGSRFVFYKGLGARLERALLNFMMDLHADEHGYVEMLPPYMVNRASLTGTGQLPKFEEDAFHIADWDYFLVPTAEVPVTNYHREEILSSDSLPKKYVAFSTNFRSEAGSAGRDTRGLIRQHQFNKVELVHFTKPEDSYETLETLTGNAEKVLQLLNLPYRVMSMCTGDLGFTAAKKYDIEVWIPSQDTYREISSCSNFEAFQARRAGIRFRRDTKGKPEFVHTLNGSGLAIGRTVAAILENYQQEDGSVVVPEVLRGYMGGKDVIR encoded by the coding sequence ATGTTGGATATGAAATTTTTGCGGAATAATTTTGAAGATGTAAAGGAAAAGCTTTCCCGCCGAGGTGAGGATTTATCTGCATTGGATAAGTTTGGGGAACTTGATGAAAATCGTCGCGGGTTAATTGCTGAAACAGAAAAACTAAAAGCAAGACGTAACGAAGCGTCTAAGCAGATTTCAGCTTTAAAAAAAGAGAAAAAGGATGCAGAACCGGCGATCAAGGAAATGCGTGAGGTTGGCGAGCAAATTTCCACGCTTGATAAAGATCTGAAGGAAGTTGAAGAACAATTAGATTCTATCATGCTTTCCATCCCTAATATTCCACATGCAAGTGTACCGATTGGAGAGGATGAGGACGACAATATAGAGGTGCGTACATGGGGAGACCATCCGGCGTTATCTTTTGAGAAACAGGCTCATTGGGATATTGCGACAAATTTGGATATATTGGATTTTGAAGCAGCTGCGAAAGTTACGGGGAGCCGATTTGTTTTTTATAAAGGGCTTGGTGCAAGACTGGAGCGTGCGCTTTTAAATTTCATGATGGACCTGCATGCAGATGAACATGGATACGTGGAAATGCTGCCACCATATATGGTAAACCGCGCAAGCTTGACAGGTACCGGTCAACTGCCAAAATTTGAAGAAGATGCCTTTCATATTGCGGATTGGGATTACTTTTTAGTCCCAACAGCAGAGGTTCCTGTAACGAATTATCATCGTGAGGAAATTTTATCCTCAGATTCCTTGCCGAAGAAGTATGTCGCGTTCAGTACAAACTTTCGTTCAGAAGCGGGATCTGCCGGCCGTGATACTCGAGGGTTAATCCGTCAGCATCAATTTAATAAGGTCGAGCTAGTCCATTTTACAAAACCTGAGGATTCTTATGAAACATTAGAGACGCTAACCGGGAATGCGGAAAAAGTATTGCAGCTGTTGAATCTGCCATACCGCGTGATGAGCATGTGTACAGGGGATTTAGGATTTACCGCAGCGAAAAAATACGATATTGAAGTATGGATCCCTAGCCAGGATACGTACCGTGAAATTTCTTCCTGCTCTAATTTTGAAGCTTTCCAAGCAAGACGTGCAGGCATCCGTTTCCGAAGAGATACAAAAGGAAAACCGGAATTTGTGCATACACTTAATGGATCCGGACTTGCCATCGGTCGCACCGTTGCAGCTATCTTGGAAAATTACCAGCAGGAAGATGGGTCTGTGGTAGTTCCTGAGGTGTTGCGTGGTTATATGGGCGGGAAGGATGTAATAAGATAA
- a CDS encoding DUF2254 domain-containing protein, which yields MNHATFWFRVRDSLWFLPLVYGICSIIAVGVVTAIDSWLVPQVSDSIPNIFLTGQSIAKNLYAALITATLTMTTISFSTIMVVLTTYSSQFSPRALQDFMRSKITQHVLGVYTFGFIFVLINLWLLTDNNQKELLSPFFTVIIAITSLGFFILFIHYAAHWVQVNFLIGTIRNDTSKIIREAFAERAYGEHQHWDHSQIESIREEDRQTIYASRSGYIQKIDYNYLINWATTNHLVLEANFQVGDYVPKGMPVFYFWAFSDINYEVKEHDQFLAIGDERTDLQDIEFSMEKLVEIAVKALSTSMNDPNTAINSINRIGGLLTELAGNYRPVTYYSDNDGQLRLIMEQKSFRDYLYKSFYQIKHYGKDDISVVYSIVEALYKLAIVTDNDSLKMEVWNFNNYILESVEVSKLSSMDYQYLKELMKKFADLCGEELNWE from the coding sequence ATGAATCATGCCACATTTTGGTTTCGTGTTCGGGATAGCCTTTGGTTTCTCCCACTTGTTTATGGAATATGTTCTATAATCGCAGTGGGCGTAGTTACAGCCATTGATAGTTGGTTAGTCCCTCAAGTATCAGATAGCATCCCGAACATTTTCCTTACAGGTCAGAGTATAGCTAAGAACCTTTATGCTGCTTTAATTACAGCCACGTTGACGATGACAACGATAAGCTTTTCAACCATTATGGTCGTATTAACGACATATTCATCGCAGTTTTCACCTCGTGCCCTGCAGGACTTTATGCGGAGTAAAATTACGCAGCACGTGCTAGGTGTTTACACATTTGGTTTCATCTTTGTTCTAATTAACTTATGGTTATTAACAGATAATAATCAAAAAGAGTTGCTGAGTCCCTTTTTCACTGTAATTATTGCAATTACTTCGCTGGGTTTTTTTATCCTTTTCATTCATTATGCGGCTCATTGGGTGCAAGTGAATTTCTTAATTGGGACGATTCGTAATGATACGTCGAAAATAATTAGAGAAGCTTTTGCAGAAAGAGCGTATGGAGAACATCAACATTGGGACCATTCGCAAATTGAAAGCATCAGGGAAGAAGACAGACAAACGATTTATGCAAGCCGCTCTGGCTACATTCAAAAGATAGACTATAATTATTTAATTAACTGGGCCACTACAAATCATTTGGTTTTAGAAGCTAATTTCCAAGTTGGAGATTATGTGCCTAAAGGGATGCCAGTCTTTTACTTTTGGGCATTTAGCGACATAAACTATGAGGTAAAGGAACATGATCAGTTTTTAGCTATTGGAGATGAACGTACAGATCTTCAGGATATTGAGTTTTCCATGGAAAAGCTAGTGGAAATTGCCGTAAAAGCTTTATCAACTAGTATGAACGATCCAAACACGGCAATAAATAGTATCAATCGGATTGGTGGGTTGCTAACCGAACTAGCTGGGAACTATCGCCCGGTCACGTATTACTCCGATAATGATGGGCAATTACGACTGATTATGGAACAAAAGAGTTTCCGAGATTATCTATATAAAAGTTTTTACCAAATAAAACATTATGGGAAAGATGATATTTCGGTTGTATATAGTATTGTGGAGGCATTGTATAAGCTAGCTATTGTCACTGATAATGATTCACTTAAAATGGAAGTATGGAACTTTAATAACTATATTTTAGAAAGTGTAGAGGTGAGTAAACTCTCTTCAATGGATTACCAATACCTTAAAGAATTAATGAAAAAATTCGCCGATTTATGTGGAGAAGAATTGAATTGGGAATAA